In a single window of the Gadus chalcogrammus isolate NIFS_2021 chromosome 20, NIFS_Gcha_1.0, whole genome shotgun sequence genome:
- the dop1b gene encoding protein dopey-2, which translates to MDPEEAELQNDYRYRSYGVVIEKALRSFESSSEWADLISSLGKLNKALQSNLRYSLLPKRLIIGKRLAQCLHPALPSGVHLKALETYEVIFKIIGTKWLAKDLFIYSSGLFPLLGHAAMAVKPVLLMLYERYYLPLQRALLPSLQAFITGLLPGMEEGLEVFDRTDALLLRLSLLVGQQVFYGALWGSVLVSPLVRLPASLFIVTHFDRGATPRQQSYMLGYNHGLVVKSVCLALQDSNVLVQRNMLEILLHFFPFDECLDEEKSSINMSREDMVTVVSAATLTLLRRDMSLNRRLYTWLLGTDTKRGRSSSSSSNQPISSEDQEDLYFTLHSRDLLIQALVNILKQKDIQRDPETLMNYLRPFRVIVSLLDKPEIGPVVISSLLLEVVRSFYSYCREMIGEDSPSGSGLAGNQLASKMKENKNASEIIKAVNLLVSSMDSVFLWDHMTRRFCSSLSQQSDAPPPPGQDGSRPLPTVTEISTLIMFLLEVLPLELHADIQSQFLPEMLGKMLAALHANMAAVGLVELTQGLRACFKVLGKIQMPVAYMDLEAEATALETDSQPQEFTGEPAEGAEKEGGPGSAEVGVVAQEEEEEEAELSGGSGEGEAEPGEGVLAQLRSEDSGLGVSASPSEQQLLLRAGAGEAPERARLSKEGEDVWRKGGSVDTMTQHLTDILAFITTRSLLVQVEDVPEQQEEEEEEREEVLQPALAPAQASSGQKAAQIVLSSSGQKAAAAAAAAAAAGGAAGGAAWADGFMPRSRSEISESCRQAFAAACHLLLECTTFPVYLSEGETQALYSQMFLQPDREEGLPVWLRSLMILCCSCRDYAVQHTAIASFLELVNHSQSLALVIQDKHKRYQSCNSNPLSGRLQMVTVPPVLPATLARVEEETNFYQRVAQVLWGQLDTERREQHISCVELYYRLHCLAPTASVCEDTICQALVHKDKAVRLEALHRFSILWHLTREMQSTRVMSLNRSFDRSLCVVLDSLGGSDGSVSAAAQCWLVRALSLDDVIRVLEPILLLLLHPDTRRCSIQNVKQNLTAGNLKALSSRSRGATRSSADPGEAAPARTDLVDREALWRLLESDPEATRVPDATPASRSESVATAEEDSTEEDAEPESEHTESADTSGAQVSVENSSSSSGPFRSSLEEGAGYGLRRVESEHTQVSDSLSSEEEDDQELEAMARSRLLKQEREKREAIDSLFRHALLYSEAGGWQRLLQGLGLLASLLRSSAQRPLVDALSLTSLDTSSASHLNLVSNLLQRHQQAQDGGGFYGRLLSPASSPSAPPSLLLELLMTLCLRFLRSHYPSYLSLGPHDLQGNREVQVQSAEVLVRLVNQLGSVAQQRQGGNGARLEPIRRLLAECRVQQHALLSLSASMYVSQRGGGGDRGARSGAEMLGEKGGLSEESLVNLGAGGGGQEQYPLQVELLKLIQALITLENSIAQGGAASPAGGPPGQPEEPRDSPTASTPLAREWQTAVLFQQSIKAAQYVQNQPITAQGMFVSAAARALQPQYGYAMHPHWVSLLCSSLPFLGRSLGIILAPIISQICVNLDDLVKVHEHDGGKVNQSLSTRKENIAPDYPLTLLEGLTTITHHCLLDHKSLTACDPADLRNARSAVLEGLPHMLSSMTLLWAALKREEAVGRGSEGAQGSRQATSSVYFRSTKILRQRILEFLIPLTGQYGVQIMASVGSVWLSRKTKRRHRNKVLPVLSESRLIVVDLVKSLSSMRPETVLHLVKEVVKKPHQIKAEQKSTLVDIPMLEFSYAYVLSLSPQTLQENVAPLLSLLRESVQLNLAPPGHFLLLGILDDFVNRLPNLDNKKDSRDLQEVTQRILEAVGGVAGSSLEQTSWLSRNLEVKNQPQICPELEDSAEPDDPDAEVDLLGVGSQASTMVSASAPSVYSVQALALLAEILAPLLDMVYRSDEKEKAVPLITRIMYYVFPYLKNHSAYNMPSFGAGAQLLSSLSGYAYTKRAWRKEAFELFMDPLFFTMEASCALHWRSIIDHLLTHEKTMFKDLMSMQSSSLKLFPSAEQKPMLLKRQAFAMFSGEVDQYHLFLPLIQERLSETLRVAQTPSVSAQTFLMFRVLLLRISPQHLTSLWPIMVTELIRIFSRLHKALQSDNEVSKLSKVVRGALARNSPPNIPQQELDMYLSACKFLDTSLAFPPDKMPLFQMYRWAFVPEVDVDRYSGPENALLEGEQECKPHVLRILEGMQLRHGVSNGMVEESCTEPLEFPLLRQRSLPSITHLVPFFQTLCCSFQGPPAEGPARSQPIADYPAASSDGVLKRLEAITEEEFLDPMES; encoded by the exons GCCCTGCAGAGTAACCTGCGCTACTCCCTCCTGCCCAAGAGGCTGATCATCGGGAAGCGCTTGGCCCAATGCCTGCACCCGGCCCTGCCCAGCGGGGTGCACCTCAAGGCCCTGGAGACCTACGAGGTCATCTTCAAGATCATCGGGACCAAATGGCTGGCCAAGGATCTCTTCATCTACAG CTCTGGGCTGTTCCCGCTGCTGGGCCATGCCGCCATGGCGGTGAAGCCCGTCCTGCTGATGCTGTACGAGCGGTACTACCTGCCCCTGCAGAGGGCTCTGCTCCCCAGCCTGCAGGCCTTCATCACCGGGCTGCTCCCCGGCATGGAGGAGGGCCTGGAGGTCTTTGACAG GACGGACGCTCTGCTGCTGAGGCTGTCTCTGCTGGTGGGCCAGCAGGTGTTCTACGGCGCGCTGTGGGGTAGCGTGCTGGTCAGCCCCCTGGTCAGGCTGCCCGCCTCGCTCTTCATCGTCACGCACTTCGACCGGGGGGCCACGCCGCGACAGCAGAGCTACATGCTAGGCTACAACCACGGCCTTGtg gTGAAGTCGGTGTGCCTGGCCCTGCAGGACTCCAACGTCCTGGTGCAGAGGAACATGCTGGAGATCCTGCTGCACTTCTTCCCCTTCGACGAGTGCCTG GACGAAGAGAAGAGCAGCATCAACATGAGCCGGGAGGACATGGTCACCGTTGTCTCCGCGGCAACGCTCACCCTGCTACGCAGAGACATGTCTCTCAACCGCCGTCTGTACACCTGGCTCCTAG GCACCGACACCAAGCGGGGCAGGtcgtcatcttcctcctccaaccAGCCGATCAGCAGCGAGGACCAAGAAGACCTCTACTTCACGCTGCATTCTAGAGACCTTCTTATTCAG GCTCTGGTGAACATCTTGAAGCAGAAGGACATCCAGAGGGACCCTGAGACCCTCATGAATTACCTGCGGCCCTTTCGTGTGATCGTCAGCCTACTGGATAAACCGGAGATAG GCCCCGTGGTGATCAGCAGTCTGCTGCTCGAGGTGGTGCGCTCCTTCTACAGCTACTGCCGGGAGATGATTGGAGAGGACAGCCCCTCCGGCTCAGGGCTGGCGGGAAACCAGTTGGCCAG CAAAATGAAGGAGAACAAGAACGCGTCAGAGATCATCAAGGCCGTGAACCTGCTTGTCAGCTCCATGGACAGCGTGTTCCTGTGGGACCACATGACCCGCCGCTTCTGCAGCTCgctgag TCAGCAGAGCGatgcccctccaccccctgggCAGGACGGCAGCCGCCCCCTCCCCACCGTCACTGAGATATCCACCCTCATCATGTTCCTGCTCGAGGTCCTGCCTCTG GAGCTGCACGCCGACATCCAGTCCCAGTTCCTGCCTGAGATGCTGGGTAAGATGCTGGCCGCCCTGCACGCCAACATGGCGGCCGTGGGCCTGGTGGAGCTCACCCAGGGCCTGCGAGCCTGCTTCAAGGTCCTGGGTAAGATCCAGATGCCCGTGGCCTACATGGACCTGGAGGCCGAGGCCACTGCTCTGGAGACGGACTCCCAGCCGCAGGAGTTCACCGGGGAACCGGCTGAG ggcgcggagaaggagggggggccgGGCAGCGCCGAGGTGGGCGTTGTtgcccaggaggaggaggaggaggaggcggagctcagCGGTGGTTCAGGGGAAggagaggcggagccaggcgaAGGCGTCCTGGCCCAGCTCCGGTCGGAGGACAGCGGGCTTGGCGTCAGCGCCTCGCCGTCcgagcagcagctgctgctcagAGCCGGCGCGGGCGAGGCCCCGGAGCGCGCCCGTCTGAGCAAGGAGGGCGAGGACGTGTGGAGGAAGGGTGGCAGCGTGGACACCATGACCCAGCACCTCACCGACATCCTGGCCTTCATCACCACCAG ATCTCTGCTGGTCCAGGTGGAGGATgtcccagagcagcaggaggaggaggaggaggagcgggaggaggtgCTGCAGCCAGCCCTAGCTCCAGCTCAGGCCTCTTCAGGCCAGAAGGCCGCGCAGATCGTCCTGAGCTCCAGCGGGCagaaggcggcggcggcggcggcggcggcggcggcggcggggggcgcaGCGGGCGGCGCGGCCTGGGCGGACGGCTTCATGCCGCGAAGCCGCTCGGAGATCTCCGAGTCCTGCCGGCAGGCCTTCGCGGCCGCCTGCCACCTGCTGCTGGAGTGCACCACCTTCCCGGTGTACCTGAGCGAGGGCGAGACCCAGGCGCTCTACTCCCAGATGTTCCTCCAGCCAG ACCGGGAGGAGGGTCTGCCCGTGTGGCTGCGCTCCCTGATGATCCTGTGCTGCTCGTGCCGAGACTACGCCGTCCAGCACACAGCCATCGCGTCCTTCCTGGAGCTGGTCAACCACTCCCAGTCCCTGGCGCTGGTCATCCAGGACAAACACAAGCGCTACCAGAGCTGCAACTCCAACCCGCTGAGCGGACGGCTCCAGATGGTCACGGTGCCGCCCGTGCTCCCCGCCACGCTGGCCCGCGTCGAGGAGGAAACCAACTTCTATCAG CGGGTGGCCCAGGTGCTCTGGGGCCAGCTGGACACGGAGCGCAGGGAGCAGCACATCTCGTGCGTGGAGCTGTACTACCGGCTGCACTGCCTGGCCCCGACGGCCTCCGTCTGTGAGGACACCATCTGCCAGGCGCTGGTGCACAAAGACAAG GCGGTGAGGCTGGAGGCCCTCCATCGCTTCTCCATTCTGTGGCACCTGACCCGGGAGATGCAGAGCACCAGGGTCATGTCTCTGAACCGCTCGTTCGACAG GTCCCTGTGCGTGGTGCTGGACAGCCTGGGCGGTTCTGACGGGTCGGTGAGCGCCGCGGCCCAGTGCTGGCTGGTCCGGGCCCTGTCCCTCGACGACGTGATCCGCGTCCTGGAGCccatcctgctgctgctgctgcaccctGACACCCGGCGCTGCTCCATCCAGAACGTCAAGCAGAACCTCACAGCGG GGAACCTGAAGGCGCTGAGCTCCCGAAGCCGCGGCGCCACCAGGAGCTCCGCAGACCCGGGGGAGGCTGCCCCGGCCCGCACCGACCTGGTGGACCGTGAGGCCCTGTGGAGGCTGCTGGAGAGCGACCCGGAGGCCACCAGGGTGCCGGACGCCACGCCCGCCTCCCGGAGCGAGAGCGTGGCGACGGCGGAGGAGGACTCGACGGAGGAGGACGCCGAGCCGGAGAGCGAGCACACGGAGTCGGCCGACACCAGCGGCGCCCAGGTCTCCGTGGAGaactccagctccagctccggGCCGTTCCGCAGCAGCCTGGAGGAGGGCGCGGGCTACGGCCTGCGGCGGGTGGAGTCGGAGCACACGCAGGTGTCCGACTCGCTGTCCAGCGAAGAGGAGGACGaccaggagctggaggccaTGGCCAGGTCCCGCCTCCTGAAGCAGGAGCGCGAGAAGAGGGAGGCCATCGACTCGCTGTTCCGCCACGCCCTGCTCTACTCGGAGGCGGGCGGCTGGCAGCGCCTGCTCCAAGGCCTGGGCCTGCTGGCCAGCCTGCTCCGGAGCAGCGCccagcgccccctggtggacgcCCTCTCCCTGACCTCGCTGGACACCAGCTCGGCCTCGCACCTCAACCTGGTCTCCAATCTCCTGCAGCGCCACCAGCAGGCCCAGGACGGCGGCGGCTTCTACGGCCGCCTGCTCTCGcccgcctcctccccgtccGCGCCGCCgtccctgctgctggagctgctgatgACGCTGTGCCTCCGCTTCCTGCGCTCCCACTACCCGTCCTACCTCAGCCTGGGCCCCCACGACCTGCAGGGCAACCGCGAGGTGCAGGTGCAGAGCGCGGAGGTGCTGGTGCGGCTGGTCAACCAGCTGGGCAGCGTGGCCCAGCAGCGCCAGGGGGGCAACGGCGCCCGCCTGGAGCCCATCCGCCGGCTGCTGGCCGAGTGCCGCGTGCAGCAGCACGCGCTGCTCTCCCTGTCCGCCTCCATGTACGTCAGCcagcgggggggcggcggcgacAGGGGGGCGCGGAGCGGCGCCGAGATGCTGGGGGAGAAGGGCGGGCTGTCCGAGGAGAGCCTGGTGAAcctgggggccgggggcggcggcCAGGAGCAGTACCCCCTGCAGGTGGAGCTGCTCAAGCTCATCCAGGCCCTCATCACCCTGGAGAACAGCATCGCCCAGGGGGGCGCCGCCTCGCCGGCCGGGGGGCCGCCGGGCCAGCCGGAGGAGCCCCGCGACTCCCCGACGGCCAGCACGCCGCTGGCCAGGGAGTGGCAGACGGCGGTGCTCTTCCAGCAGTCCATCAAGGCGGCGCAGTACGTCCAGAACCAGCCCATCACGGCCCAGGGCATGTTCGTGTCGGCGGCGGCCAGGGCCCTGCAGCCGCAGTACGGCTACGCCATGCACCCCCACTGGGTGTCCCTGCTGTGCTCCTCCCTGCCCTTCCTGGGCCGCTCGCTGGGCATCATCCTGGCGCCCATCATCAGCCAGATCTGCGTCAACCTGGACGATTTGGTCAAGGTGCACGAGCACGACGGGGGGAAGGTGAACCAAAG CCTCAGCACTAGGAAGGAGAACATAGCTCCCGACTATCCTCTGACTCTACTAGAGGGCCTGACCACGATCACACACCACTGTCTACTGGACCACAAG TCCCTGACCGCGTGTGATCCTGCCGACCTGCGTAACGCGCGCAGCGCAGTGTTGGAGGGGCTGCCCCACATGCTCAGCAGCATGACGCTGCTGTGGGCGGCGCTGAAGCGGGAGGAGGCCGTGGGCCGGGGTTCGGAGGGGGCCCAGGGCAGCCGGCAGGCCACCTCCTCCGTGTACTTCAGAAGCACCAAG ATCCTGCGACAACGCATACTGGAGTTCCTGATCCCTCTGACGGGCCAGTACGGGGTCCAGATCATGGCGTCTGTTGGCTCGGTGTGGCTCAGCAGGAAGACCAAGAGGAGACACAGGAACAAG GTTCTGCCCGTGCTCAGCGAGTCTCGTCTGATCGTCGTGGATCTGGTGAAATCGCTGAGCTCCATGCGGCCGGAGACCGTCCTGCACCTGGTCAAGGAGGTGGTGAAGAAACCCCACCAGATCAAAGCAGAACag AAGAGCACCCTGGTGGACATCCCCATGCTAGAGTTCAGCTACGCCTACGTCCTGAG TCTGTCTCCTCAGACCCTCCAGGAGAACGTCGCTCCTCTGCTCAGCCTCCTGCGCGAGTCCGTCCAGCTCAACCTGGCTCCCCCCGGTCACTTCCTGCTGCTCGG CATCCTCGATGACTTTGTGAACCGGCTTCCCAACCTGGACAACAAGAAAGACAGTAGAGACCTCCAG GAGGTCACCCAGCGGATTCTGGAGGCAGTGGGGGGGGTCGCGGGCTCGTCCCTGGAGCAGACCAGCTGGCTGAGCCGCAACCTGGAGGTCAAAAATCAACCGCAGATTTGTCCCGAACTCGAGGACTCCGCCGAACCAGACGACCCAGATGCCGAAGTGGACTTGCTCG GTGTGGGGTCCCAGGCCAGTACTATGGTCTCTGCCTCAGCCCCGTCGGTCTACAGCGTCCAGGCCCTCGCACTCCTGGCTGAG ATCCTGGCCCCGCTCCTCGACATGGTGTACCGCAGCGATGAGAAGGAGAAGGCTGTCCCCCTGATCACGAGGATCATGTACTATGTGTTCCCGTACCTGAAGAACCACAG TGCCTACAACATGCCCAGTTTTGGAGCCGGGGCCCAGCTGCTGAGCAGCCTCAGTGGGTATGCCTACACCAAGCGGGCTTGGAGGAAGGAGGCCTTTGAGCTGTTCATGGACCCGCTGTTCTTCACCATGGAGGCCTCCTGTGCTCTTCA CTGGAGGTCCATCATTGACCACCTACTGACCCACGAGAAGACCATGTTCAAGGACCTCATGA GCATGCAGAGCAGCTCTCTGAAACTGTTTCCCAGTGCCGAGCAGAAGCCCATGTTGCTGAAACGACAGGCTTTCGCAATGTTCAGCGGAGAGGTGGACCAGTACCATCTCTTTCTGCCCTTGATTCAAG AGCGGCTGAGTGAGACTTTACGCGTGGCTCAGACCCCGTCCGTCTCCGCCCAGACCTTCCTGATGTTCCGTGTTCTCCTGCTGCGCATCTCCCCGCAGCACCTCACCTCCCTCTGGCCCATCATGGTCACGGAGCTG ATCCGAATATTTTCCCGTCTACATAAAGCCCTGCAGTCAGACAACGAGGTCTCCAA actttCCAAGGTGGTGCGTGGAGCCCTGGCCCGGAACAGTCCACCGAACATTCCCCAGCAGGAGCTGGACATGTATCTGTCCGCCTGCAAGTTCCTGGATACGTCGCTTGCTTTCCCTCCAGATAAGATGCCCCTATTCCAAAT GTATCGCTGGGCCTTCGTCCCCGAGGTGGACGTGGACCGCTACAGTGGGCCGGAGAACGCACTCCTCGAGGGAGAGCAGGAATGCAAACCGCACGTTCTTAGAATACTGGAGGGGATGCAGCTTCGACATGGG GTGTCCAACGGGATGGTGGAGGAATCGTGCACGGAACCGTTGGAGTtccccctcctccgccagcGATCCCTGCCCTCCATCACCCATCTTGTGCCCTTCTTCCAGACCCTGTGCTGCTCCTTCCAGGGCCCTCCTGCCGAGGGCCCTGCCCGGAGCCAGCCAATAGCAGACTACCCGGCTGCCAGCAGCGACGGTGTCCTGAAGAGGCTGGAAGCCATCACAGAAGAAGAATTCTTGGATCCCATGGAGAGTTAA